Proteins from a single region of Drosophila biarmipes strain raj3 chromosome 3R, RU_DBia_V1.1, whole genome shotgun sequence:
- the LOC108027041 gene encoding protein amalgam has product MASLRLYIGLFLGLALALESVLGTPVISHISKDVVASVNDTVEFNCTVEEVGQLSVSWAKRPSESDTNSVVLSMRNILSLPDQRYNVTVTEGPKAGSATYTFRIRKIEVSDMGPYECQVLVSATEKVTKKLSLQIKTPPVIAENTPKSTVVTEGQNLELTCHANGFPKPTISWAREHNAVMPAGGHLLAEPTLRIRTVHRLDRGGYYCIAQNGEGQPDKRLIRVEVEFRPQIAVQRPKVAQMVSHSAELECSVQGYPAPTVVWHRNGGPVQSSRHHEVANTASSSGTTTSVLRIESVSEEDFGDYYCNATNKLGHADARLHLFQTVIPVPSLS; this is encoded by the coding sequence ATGGCGAGTCTGCGGCTATATATCGGACTTTTCCTGGGCCTGGCTCTCGCCCTGGAGTCGGTCCTTGGAACCCCAGTGATCAGCCACATCAGCAAGGACGTGGTGGCCAGTGTGAACGACACCGTGGAGTTCAACTGCACCGTGGAGGAGGTGGGCCAGCTGTCGGTCAGCTGGGCCAAGCGACCCAGCGAGTCGGACACCAACTCGGTGGTGCTCTCCATGCGGAACATCCTCAGCCTGCCCGACCAGCGCTACAATGTCACGGTCACCGAAGGACCCAAGGCCGGAAGTGCCACCTACACCTTCCGCATCCGGAAGATCGAGGTCAGCGACATGGGACCCTACGAGTGCCAGGTGCTCGTCTCGGCCACGGAGAAGGTGACCAAGAAGCTGAGCCTGCAGATCAAGACGCCACCTGTGATCGCGGAGAACACTCCGAAGAGCACCGTGGTGACGGAGGGTCAGAATCTTGAGCTGACATGCCACGCCAACGGCTTCCCCAAGCCCACGATCTCCTGGGCCCGCGAACACAACGCCGTGATGCCGGCCGGAGGTCATCTGCTGGCCGAACCCACTCTGCGCATTCGCACGGTGCACCGGTTGGATCGTGGAGGCTACTACTGCATCGCCCAGAACGGAGAGGGTCAGCCGGACAAGAGGTTGATCCGGGTGGAGGTGGAGTTCCGGCCGCAGATTGCCGTCCAGAGGCCCAAGGTCGCCCAGATGGTGTCCCACTCCGCGGAGCTGGAGTGCTCCGTGCAGGGCTACCCGGCACCCACTGTCGTTTGGCACCGGAACGGAGGACCCGTGCAGTCCAGTCGGCACCACGAAGTGGCCAACACGGCCTCCTCCTCGGGAACCACCACCTCGGTGCTGCGGATCGAGAGCGTGTCGGAGGAGGACTTCGGGGACTACTACTGCAACGCCACCAACAAGCTGGGCCACGCCGACGCCCGACTGCATCTCTTCCAGACCGTCATCCCGGTGCCCTCCTTGTCGTAG